In the Hippea jasoniae genome, one interval contains:
- a CDS encoding metal-sulfur cluster assembly factor: MGKLTKKDVIDALYNVIDMEIGLDVVNLGFIYGIDIDENDNVKVVMTLTTPGCPLVAPLQEDVVNRIKEIGANDVSVEIVWDPPWNPSMMSEEARKRLLGE, from the coding sequence ATGGGTAAACTAACAAAAAAAGATGTTATTGATGCCCTTTACAATGTAATTGATATGGAGATAGGTCTGGATGTTGTTAATCTTGGCTTTATCTACGGTATAGATATCGACGAAAACGATAATGTTAAGGTTGTTATGACTCTAACAACGCCGGGCTGTCCACTTGTTGCGCCACTTCAGGAGGATGTTGTTAATAGAATTAAAGAGATTGGTGCAAACGATGTCAGTGTAGAGATCGTCTGGGATCCACCGTGGAATCCCTCTATGATGTCTGAAGAGGCAAGAAAAAGGCTTTTAGGTGAGTAG
- a CDS encoding glycosyltransferase family 2 protein → MSLGCAIITYNEEHSIERTLKSVSFCDEIVVVDSGSSDNTLEIVSRYTDKFFVQEWMGYGKQKNFAISKLSTDWVLSVDADEVVTEALKEEIIKTLKSPQSDAYAINIQLIFLGKPLRFGGNYPDYHVRLFKKGRYWFREDSVHEGIEAPAKRLKNTMLHYSYDSIEDYFEKFNRYTSLAAEQLFKNNKRVSKAFVFGRFFAECFKRFVLKAAFLDGYEGSLFAFFSCFYSMVKYAKLKELDK, encoded by the coding sequence GTGTCTTTAGGATGCGCTATAATTACCTACAACGAAGAGCACTCAATAGAACGCACGCTAAAGAGTGTTTCGTTTTGTGATGAGATAGTTGTTGTTGACTCAGGTAGCAGTGATAACACATTAGAAATCGTATCCCGATATACCGATAAGTTTTTTGTTCAAGAATGGATGGGCTATGGAAAGCAGAAGAATTTTGCTATCTCAAAGCTATCTACCGATTGGGTGTTGAGTGTTGATGCAGATGAGGTTGTAACTGAGGCTTTAAAAGAAGAGATTATAAAAACGCTTAAATCCCCCCAATCTGATGCTTATGCCATCAATATTCAACTGATTTTTTTGGGAAAACCTTTAAGGTTTGGAGGAAATTACCCCGACTACCATGTAAGGCTTTTTAAAAAGGGCAGGTATTGGTTTAGAGAAGATTCTGTGCATGAAGGAATTGAAGCACCAGCCAAAAGGTTAAAAAACACCATGCTGCATTACAGCTATGACAGCATAGAGGATTATTTTGAAAAATTTAATAGATACACATCGCTTGCTGCAGAGCAGCTGTTTAAAAACAATAAAAGGGTTTCAAAAGCCTTTGTTTTTGGGCGTTTTTTTGCAGAGTGTTTTAAAAGATTTGTGTTAAAAGCTGCATTTTTGGATGGTTATGAAGGCTCGCTATTTGCTTTTTTTTCATGTTTTTACAGTATGGTAAAATATGCAAAATTAAAAGAGCTTGATAAATGA